Proteins encoded within one genomic window of Nitrospira sp. SG-bin1:
- a CDS encoding 23S rRNA (guanosine(2251)-2'-O)-methyltransferase RlmB gives MIYGIHAVREALKAGKRPLQRLLVLRTDKQFADLVQLARSRRVPIHVQPLASFDRLVPNGKHQGVVAFISAKAYQTEESILARAIQRQEAPLVVILDGVEDPHNLGAVLRTAEGAGAHGVFIPERRAVGLTSVVAKASAGAIDHIPVARVTNTSRLLESLKAVGVWIYGVTPSANKLFTDVDLRGPIGLVLGSEGAGIRPGVLQHCDECVRIPLRGQVQSLNVSAAAAIVLFEAVRQRWPIQRADVTGS, from the coding sequence ATGATCTACGGCATCCATGCCGTACGCGAAGCGCTGAAGGCTGGCAAACGACCCTTGCAACGCCTGCTGGTTCTTCGAACTGACAAACAGTTTGCCGATCTGGTGCAACTGGCGCGATCGCGCCGGGTTCCGATTCATGTGCAACCCTTGGCGTCCTTCGACCGACTGGTTCCCAACGGGAAGCACCAAGGTGTGGTGGCATTCATCTCGGCAAAGGCCTATCAGACAGAGGAATCGATTCTCGCACGCGCCATTCAGCGGCAGGAGGCGCCGCTGGTGGTCATCTTGGACGGCGTCGAGGATCCTCACAATCTCGGTGCCGTGCTGCGGACAGCGGAGGGTGCGGGTGCCCACGGTGTGTTTATTCCTGAACGACGAGCCGTCGGTCTTACGTCGGTGGTCGCCAAAGCTTCCGCCGGGGCCATCGATCATATTCCGGTGGCCCGCGTGACGAACACAAGCCGATTACTTGAATCGTTGAAAGCGGTCGGAGTCTGGATTTACGGGGTGACGCCCTCGGCGAACAAGCTCTTCACGGATGTCGACCTCCGTGGACCGATTGGATTAGTCTTGGGAAGTGAGGGAGCGGGAATCAGACCCGGTGTCCTGCAACATTGCGACGAATGTGTCCGTATTCCCCTTCGAGGACAAGTTCAATCGTTGAATGTCTCCGCTGCGGCGGCCATCGTCCTATTTGAGGCGGTGCGTCAACGCTGGCCTATTCAGAGGGCCGACGTTACCGGATCCTGA
- a CDS encoding transposase → MAIVDRHGLPLSVSTHAANHHEVTLVQLSFDFYMLEAKPEHFIGDRAYDSDGLDDDLKHHGVHMIAPHRSTRKLKTQDGRHLRRYERRWLVERFFAWLQWKRRLLIRWEYYATNFLGFVQLACITMLLKQF, encoded by the coding sequence CTGGCGATCGTGGATCGTCATGGATTGCCCCTCTCCGTCAGTACGCATGCGGCGAATCATCATGAAGTCACCTTGGTCCAACTCAGTTTCGACTTCTACATGCTGGAGGCGAAACCCGAGCATTTCATTGGTGATCGGGCGTATGACAGCGATGGGCTCGATGACGACCTCAAGCACCACGGCGTCCACATGATTGCGCCCCATCGCTCAACCCGGAAACTGAAGACCCAAGATGGCCGGCATCTACGCCGGTACGAACGGCGCTGGCTCGTCGAGCGCTTCTTTGCCTGGCTCCAGTGGAAACGGCGACTCCTCATCCGCTGGGAGTACTATGCCACCAATTTCCTCGGGTTCGTCCAGCTCGCCTGCATCACGATGCTCCTCAAGCAATTTTGA
- a CDS encoding alkaline phosphatase — MIEAIIGELSRFVIACISRFGYGGIVFTMAVESACIPLPSEIIMPFSGYLVMTGQFTMLGVTLAGAVGNVLGSIVAYYAGVWGGRPFAERYGPYFLVSHHDLDIADRWFAKYGEAAVFFSRMLPVVRTFISLPAGIAKMNFPRFVLFTFVGALPWCYLLAYIGLRMGEQWEHLRDYFHQFDIVIGLVLAAAIGYFLWSHWPARRTSPGS, encoded by the coding sequence TTGATCGAAGCCATCATCGGCGAGTTGAGCCGGTTTGTCATCGCCTGTATTTCCCGATTTGGCTATGGGGGCATCGTTTTTACGATGGCCGTCGAAAGTGCCTGCATTCCGCTTCCCAGTGAAATCATCATGCCGTTTTCCGGCTATCTGGTCATGACCGGTCAGTTCACCATGCTCGGAGTCACGCTGGCCGGCGCCGTGGGCAATGTGCTCGGGTCGATTGTTGCGTATTACGCGGGTGTTTGGGGGGGGCGGCCATTTGCGGAGCGTTATGGGCCGTATTTTCTGGTCTCGCACCATGATTTGGATATCGCCGACCGTTGGTTCGCCAAATATGGAGAAGCCGCGGTCTTTTTCAGCAGAATGCTCCCGGTGGTCCGGACATTCATCTCGCTTCCCGCCGGCATTGCGAAGATGAATTTCCCCCGGTTCGTCCTCTTCACCTTTGTGGGCGCGCTGCCCTGGTGCTATCTGCTGGCCTATATCGGCCTTCGCATGGGCGAACAGTGGGAGCATCTGCGGGATTATTTCCATCAATTTGACATCGTCATCGGCCTGGTTTTGGCCGCAGCCATCGGATACTTCCTCTGGTCGCACTGGCCCGCCAGACGTACGAGCCCAGGGTCATAA
- the cysS gene encoding cysteine--tRNA ligase (catalyzes a two-step reaction; charges a cysteine by linking its carboxyl group to the alpha-phosphate of ATP then transfers the aminoacyl-adenylate to its tRNA) has product MLKLFNTLTGRQELFAPIEPNKVRMYVCGVTVYDYCHIGHARSALVFDVLRRYLEYSGYAVTFVKNFTDVDDKIIKRANEQGVSCEAVTAKYIQAYHEDMGKLGIRAATEEPKATEHIDDIVQLTERLVAKGLAYAVDGDVYFEVAKYPDYGRLSKRRLEELQAGARVDVDERKHHPMDFALWKSSKPGEPAWESPWGAGRPGWHIECSAMSIRHLGETFDIHGGGMDLIFPHHENEIAQSCGATGKEFARYWVHNGFVQINKEKMSKSLGNFFTIREIFEKSEWSEEVTGEILRYFLLSTHYHGPLDFSDQALKEAKNALNGFYDLFGRLAEPGGNEMTNPSLDAAINRCRAEFSAAMDDDLNTPVAIAALQRLRSDANKLLGQSLSAEGRRRVREEFWSLGSNLGLFQLDRWQFGSAVSEAFPLNIDETTTDRSVLNETDIDRMLIERREARSRKDFRRADEIRQSLAAQGIIIEDKPDGTSRWKR; this is encoded by the coding sequence ATGCTCAAGCTGTTCAATACGCTGACCGGACGGCAAGAACTGTTCGCGCCGATTGAACCGAACAAAGTACGCATGTATGTCTGTGGCGTGACCGTCTATGACTATTGCCACATCGGCCATGCGCGGAGTGCATTGGTCTTTGACGTGCTTCGGCGTTACTTGGAATATAGCGGCTATGCCGTGACATTCGTGAAGAACTTCACGGACGTGGACGACAAGATCATTAAGCGGGCGAACGAACAGGGGGTGTCCTGCGAGGCGGTGACAGCCAAGTATATTCAGGCGTATCACGAGGACATGGGGAAGCTGGGTATTCGAGCCGCGACGGAAGAGCCGAAGGCCACGGAACATATTGACGACATCGTTCAACTCACGGAACGATTAGTGGCCAAGGGCTTAGCGTACGCCGTGGATGGGGACGTGTACTTTGAAGTGGCGAAATATCCGGATTACGGACGCCTCTCGAAACGACGGCTTGAGGAGTTGCAAGCCGGAGCGCGCGTGGATGTGGATGAACGGAAGCATCACCCGATGGACTTCGCCCTTTGGAAAAGCAGTAAGCCGGGCGAGCCGGCATGGGAGAGCCCATGGGGGGCGGGACGGCCGGGTTGGCATATCGAATGTTCCGCCATGTCGATTCGGCACTTGGGTGAAACCTTCGACATCCATGGCGGCGGGATGGACCTGATTTTTCCGCATCATGAGAACGAGATCGCGCAATCCTGCGGCGCCACGGGAAAGGAGTTCGCCCGCTATTGGGTGCACAACGGATTTGTACAGATCAATAAAGAAAAGATGTCGAAGTCGCTGGGGAACTTCTTCACGATCCGTGAGATCTTTGAGAAGTCGGAATGGTCGGAGGAGGTGACGGGTGAGATTCTCCGATATTTTCTCCTTTCGACTCATTATCACGGACCGCTCGATTTTTCCGATCAAGCATTGAAAGAGGCGAAGAACGCGTTGAATGGGTTCTATGACCTCTTTGGACGGTTAGCTGAGCCGGGTGGAAATGAGATGACGAATCCGAGCCTCGATGCGGCAATAAATCGCTGCAGGGCCGAGTTCAGCGCTGCCATGGATGACGACTTGAATACGCCTGTGGCGATTGCAGCCTTACAGCGATTGCGAAGCGATGCGAATAAATTGCTTGGCCAAAGCCTTTCCGCTGAAGGGCGCCGAAGAGTTAGAGAGGAATTTTGGTCGCTTGGCAGCAACCTAGGGCTGTTTCAGTTGGACCGGTGGCAATTCGGTAGTGCCGTATCAGAAGCTTTCCCGCTCAACATTGATGAAACTACGACCGACAGATCTGTTCTTAATGAGACGGACATCGACAGGATGTTAATAGAGCGCAGAGAGGCTCGGAGTCGAAAAGACTTTAGACGGGCAGATGAAATCCGTCAGTCGCTCGCAGCCCAAGGCATCATCATCGAGGACAAGCCCGATGGCACCAGCCGGTGGAAGCGCTGA
- a CDS encoding 5'/3'-nucleotidase SurE has protein sequence MRILVTNDDGIHSPGITALAKALAAIGEVWIVAPDRERTAVGHGVTLHKPLRIHQVGPRTYAVNGTPVDCVNLALLKVMPKPPAIVVSGINKGVNLGDDVMYSGTVSAAMEGTILGVPSVAVSQEGLDAFRFDVGAAYAVRVVRLVLAQGLPEETLLNVNIPNRFRHGIKGVRVTCLSRRRFHNPIIEKLDPHGRKYYWIAGERISWSRSKDADHEAIEEGFVSITPVRLDSTHHGALDHFRAWEPIMNRGIRKAQPPRRRSSRTGQIEA, from the coding sequence ATGCGCATCCTCGTCACCAATGACGATGGGATTCACTCGCCGGGGATCACGGCGCTGGCGAAGGCGCTGGCGGCGATTGGTGAGGTCTGGATTGTGGCTCCCGATCGCGAGCGTACGGCTGTCGGGCATGGCGTGACATTACACAAGCCCCTGCGTATTCACCAGGTTGGTCCGCGGACGTATGCCGTGAACGGCACGCCGGTGGATTGCGTGAATCTTGCGCTGCTTAAAGTCATGCCCAAGCCACCTGCCATCGTCGTGTCCGGTATCAATAAAGGAGTGAATCTCGGTGATGATGTGATGTACTCGGGCACCGTATCCGCGGCGATGGAAGGAACCATTCTCGGCGTCCCCTCCGTAGCGGTCTCTCAAGAAGGATTGGACGCCTTTCGCTTTGACGTCGGGGCGGCCTATGCCGTCCGCGTAGTCAGGCTGGTTCTGGCCCAGGGGCTTCCTGAAGAGACGCTGTTGAACGTCAATATTCCGAACCGTTTTCGTCATGGAATCAAGGGGGTACGGGTCACTTGCCTGAGCCGAAGGCGGTTTCACAATCCGATCATCGAAAAGCTTGATCCGCACGGACGCAAATATTATTGGATCGCGGGCGAACGGATTTCATGGAGTCGCAGTAAGGATGCTGATCACGAGGCAATCGAAGAAGGCTTTGTCTCTATCACGCCGGTCCGCTTGGACAGCACGCACCACGGAGCGCTGGATCATTTCCGCGCCTGGGAGCCGATCATGAACCGGGGGATCAGGAAAGCTCAACCGCCCCGTCGCCGATCGAGCCGCACCGGACAGATAGAGGCGTGA